ATCTTCACGTACCTCGGCTATCTGATCGTGAATCTGTGGCGTCGCTCAGTCACGTTCGGACGTCCGCCCGCCGAAGTCTCGGCACGGCGCTGAACACCCGTCCTGCTAACTCGTCCGGCCGCTCCTGAGGAGGTTGTCATGGTAGAAATCACGCTTGGCGCGACGGAGTTGCAGGCGGCCGCCGTCGGACTCGTGACCGGAGTGCTTTACACCGGCGTACGCGCGCCGATTCCGGCCCCTAACGTCCTCGGCGGCATCTTCGCCATTGTCGGCACGTTCATCGGCTTCGCCTTCGTGGCGGCGATGCGCGGGCAGTTGCACTTTGGCTGACGCCCTTGCACTATTGACGTTCGCCCCGTCGCCGCGCGTCGACATGCGCTGCGACGGGGTGTCGTCGTTGTCATTTCTGATGGAGGCAGGACGTGGATCGTGCGCATTTCTCAACGGAATCCTATGCCCAGGACCAGCGCGGGCCGGCATGGCAGGCGCGCCTGCTCGACGCCCGTCTGCACTTTCGTCCACCACCGGCCGGAGAACCGCTGCACGGCACGTTGCTTACGCATCGCACGCCCGCCGGTATCGAACTCTCGGTGATCTCGTCCACGCCGCAAACCGTATCGGCACGCGCAGGCGGTGAGCGCGGCTTTCTGCTCGTCATGCTGCTCGACGGGCAGATGACATTGGCCAGCGCGGGCGCACTCGATGGCGAGACGCTGGCCGCTGGCGACATCGCGTGCATTCCGGGCGCGCAGAGCGCCGACCTCATCGCCCGCACGCCGTTCCGACTGATCTCGGTACACGTGCGTCAAACGCTGATCGCACCGCGACTGGGCAGCGCGCCGCCGGTGCAGACGTGCAAGTTGCCCGACAGCGTGTCGCGTCTGTTCGGCGCGCTGCTCGGCGGACTCGCCATGCAACTCGACGCGATGCAAGATGCCGACCCGCACGCGCTCGAACCCATCGAGAATGTGATTCTCGAATGTCTTGCCTCGGCGCTCGCGGCGGCCAAGCCGCAGGCAGCACCCCATCTCTCGAGCTCGCGCGGCATCGTGTTCACGCGCATCTGTCACCGCATTCAGGCACGTCTGGCCGAGCCGGATCTGTCGCTGTGCGCCATCGCAAAAGACGAACATGTATCGGATCGCTATCTGCGCAAGCTATTCGAAGACGCGGGTCAGAGCTTCTCGTCCTACCTGCGCAACAGTCGTTTGCAGCGTTGTCACGCGGACTTGCAGAATCCGGCGTACGACCAGTTGTCGGTGTCGGACATCTGCTACCGCTGGGGCTTCAACGATCCGTCTTACTTCAGTCAGGCATTTCGCGAGCGGTTCGGCCTATCGCCCAAGGCCAGCCGCGATCAGGCACTGCGTTCCCGTGCGCTGCCGGAACGGGCGCGCATCTCGCGCGGACACCCCGACGTGCCTGCCGGGCTGGCGCATCGAACGAACATCGGTCCGACCGCGGCGATGGCCCTCACGGAACACGACGCGACGCCCGGCAGCGCCGCTCGTCCCCCGCTGCCGCATGACGCCGGACAGCACCACTATCTGCGCGCGACGCGCGACTCGGTGCATTGGGGGTATCTCAGTCACGATCTTGCGCCAGTGCTCACCGTCGCCTCGGGCGACACCGTGACCGTCGAAACGCTGACGCAGCATGCGACCGACGACTGGGAACGCATGATTCGGGGCGATCCGGGCGCGGAGAGTGTGTTTCACTGGACGGCGACGCAGAAGAACGTGGACCGGCGCGGCGCGGGACCGATGGACGCCTCCGTCTACGGACGCGGCGCGGGCGAAGGCTTCGGCGTGCATATCTGTACCGGCCCCATCGCCATTGAAGACGCCATGCCGGGCGACGTACTCGAAGTCCGCATTCTCGATCTGCTTCCCCGACCGAGCGCGAATCCCGAGTTCGCGGGCAAGGCGTTCGGCAGCCACGCATCGACGTGGTGGGGCTTTCACTATCAGGACATGCTCACGTTGCCGCGCGAGCGAGAAGTCGTGACGGTGTTCGAGATCGATTGCCATGACCACCGTGACGATGCGGAAGAAGGCACCGATGTAGCCCGCGCCATCTACAGCTTTCGCTGGACGCCGCAACAAGACCCCTTCGGCGTGGTTCATCCGACTATCGACTATCCCGGCGTGCCGGTCGATCACACCCGTATCACCAAGAATTTCCGGACGCTGAAGAACGTCGAGATTCCGCTGCGCCCGCACTTCGGCGTGATGGCCGTCGCGCCTGCGCAGGACGGTCTGATCGATTCGATTCCGCCGTCGAGCTACGCGGGCAACCTCGATAACTGGCGCGTGACGCGCGGTGCGAGCGTCTTTCTGAAAGTCGCGGTGCCGGGCGCACTGCTCTCCATTGGCGACCCGCACGCCTCGCAGGGCGACGCCGAACTCGGTGGCACCGCCATCGAATGCTCGCTCACGGGCAACATTCAACTGGTGCTGCACAAGAAGGCGGCCATCGAGGCACACGCACCGTACGCCGATCTGACCTATCCGCTGGTCGAGACGCCGACGCAATGGATCATCCACGGCTTCAGTTCGCCCAACCATCTGGCCGAGCTGGGGCAGAAAGCGCAGAGCCAGATCTATATGAAATCGACGCTCGACAGCGCCTTGCGCGACGCCTTCCTCAAGGCGCGTCGCTTTCTCATGCAGGTCAAGCGCCTGACCGAAGACGAAGCCACCACGATTCTTTCGGTGTCCGTCGATTTCGGGGTGACGCAGGTCGTCAACGGCAACTGGGGCGTGCACGCGATTATTCGCAAGGGGATGTTCAACGACTGAAGAAAATCGCAAAATCGGCAAATCGCCTGTGGCTACATTGGCGTCCAAGGAGCGCAAATGAAACCCCAGACCCGACTGAGATACGCCGAACGCATGGAGCCTGTGCTCCGCTGGCTGGCCGACCATCCGGAAAACGACCCGGACCTGCACCATCTGGCCGAGCTGGCGTGTCTGTCGCCGTACCACTTTCATCGTGTCTACCGCGCGTTGCTCGGTGAGACGGTGAACAATTCGGTGCAGCGCATTCGCATGCACCGTGCGGCGATCGCCCTGTCGGGCTCTGAGGACTCGATGCGCGTTGTGGCGTCGCGTGCCGGCTATGCGTCGGACGCTGCGTTCAACCGGGCCTTCGGTGCGTTCTTCGGCATCCCGCCGGGACGCTACCGCGACGCCCGCTCCGGACCCATCGATCCTCAGGAGCCCGCCATGTACCCGATCTCAGTCGAATCGTTTCCCGCCACCACCCTCGCCGTACTCCGTCACCAGGGCGACTATCAGGGCATCGGCCCCGTGTTCACGCGCGCCTTCATGCTCGCCGCTGCACAGGGCCTCGCTCACCCGGACGCTACCGGCTTCGGCGTCTACTTCGACGACCCGGAGCAGATCCCCGTCGCCCAATTGCGCTCGCTCGCGGGCATGTCGGTGCCCGCCGATGCGACGATCGGCGGCGATCTGGAGCGCTTCGAGATTCCCGCAGGCAGGTGCGCCATGCTGACGTACACCGGGCCGTACAACGAGATGAGCAAGCCTTATCAGTGGCTGTTCGCGCAGTGGCTGCCCGCCAGCGGGCTGGAGCCAGCCGACTTCCCGATGTTCGAGCAGTATCTCAACGATCCCCGCTCGACGCCTGCGGCGCAGCTTCAGACCCGCATCTGTCTGCCGGTGAAGTAAGCGCAAGCAAGGCCTGCGCTTGCACGCGCAGGTCTTGTGCCGTCGGATGGAATTCGAACGGTATCGCCTTCGCCAGCCCTTGCAGCAGCTTGCGTGAGCTACGCGTGTAGGCCGGGTCGTAATGGCGCGTGATCAGCGCTTCGGACAACTCGCGCTGCTGCCCGTTGTCGAGCAACGTCAGCCATTGATCGACCACCGCCTTGCCATGCAACTCGACGAGGCGCAGCAACTGCGCGCGGAAATGCGCCGGCCGCATCAGCAGGTGGCCGTACTCCTGCGTCAGTAGTTCGACACGCTCATCCACGCTCACATTCACTTCCACGCATCGCGTCGTGCCGCGTATCGACGTCATCAGCGAATCGGGCAAGGTGATGAGTCCGATCCTGCGGCTTTCCGCTTCGACGAACACCGGACGCGTCGCGTCGAAGCCGCGCAGTACCCCGACAAGCGACGTGTCGAACGACTTCTGCGATGGCTGCGGGGCGTCCGGCATTGCGCCGAGGAGCGATCCGCGATGCACGGCGAGGCCTTCCAGATCGAGGGTCTGTGCGCCAGCGTCCGCGAGCGCATGCAGCAGACGCGTCTTGCCGCTGCCCGTGTGACCGGCAAGGACGATGTAGTCGAGCGTGGGCGGCAACGCCGCCAACGACGCCACGACATCGGTGCGGTAGGTCTTGTAGCCGCCCTCGAGCTGACGCGCGCGCCAGCCGATCATGTTCATCATCAGGGTCATGGCCCCCGAGCGCATGCCGCCACGCCAGCAATACACGAGCGGCCGCCAGTTGCGCGGCCGGTCGGCAAATAGCGTGTCGAGATGCTTCGCGATGTTGCGCGCGACCATGGCCGCGCCTTCGCGCGAGGCGTCGAACGGCGAGACCTGCTTGTACATCGTGCCGACGATGACGCGCTCCTCGTTGCTGAGCACCGGCGCGTTAATCGCGCCCGGGATATGGTCGTCGGCGAATTCGAGCGGTGTACGGACATCGATGATTTCATCGAACTCGGCGACACTCGCGAGCGGCACACGCAGATGGTTCATCGGGCCCCCGCTGTCAGTGCTGCCGGTTGCCCGCAATGCTTGCCGTAAGGCGTGCGCGTCGTCGCCTGCGCTTGCGCGTCGACGTCGAGGCTCGCGCGCACTTTGGCCGCCCGGTCGATGATGCGGGTGGCCGCCTCCGCATCGCCCGGACTGCCCGCACCGCCCGCACCGCCCGCACCGCCTAACGCCAGCGCATAATCGTCGAGCAATTCGGCGTAGGCGAACGGCACTTTGCGCGCCGCCTCCAACCGGTCGAGCATGCCGAGCGCCCGGCCGAAGTATTTTGCGGAAGCCGCGAACTGACGTTGCGCGAGCGCGAGACGGGCCAGTTCGACCAGCGCCGGATAGCGGTATCGCGCCGTGAGGATATCGAGGTCGTACGCCTGGCTAAGCTCGCGCTCCGCTTCGGCGTAGTAGCAGGTCACGCCCAGCGCGCGCCCGTAGTCGAAGTGCATGGCCGCGCGTTGCGACGCCGGCCAACCGGACTGGTCCGCCACGAGCACCGCCTGCCCGAAGGCCCGGCGCGCGCCGTCCCAGTCGCCACGCACCTCGGCCGCGCCGCCTTGCGCAGCGTAATCAGGGCCGGACGCCTTCGGTGCAGGTGTGCTGCACCCCAGCGCGCCCATCAAGCCCATCACGCCGCCCAGTGCGCACACCATCGCCAACCACGTCGAAGATCGAATCATCAGGGAAAGGAAACTGCCGGAAAATCATCTGTCGCGGGACACCTCCGCCCCGCGCTCGCCCGACAGGATACCTCGTCGCACCTGAACGCCCCAACGCTGACGCCCGGTGAGGAAGTGCCCCCACCCCATCGCCGCGCCCGTGTGACGCATCAACTGGAACGAAAACGGCTCCAGCACGGCGGCGACGAACGCCAGCCCGAGGCTCGTGCCGGTGCGGTGTCCGGTCCAGCGGCGATAGGCATGCACCGACCACAGATGAAAGCCTAGATCGATGACGATCTTGCCCAGAATGATCCCGGAGACCGGCAGCACGACGCCGTAATGGCCTTCGCAGACGAACGTCACCAGCAGCGCAAAGGCCGTCAGCCCGTAGATCGGCTGGAGCGTATCGAACGCCTTGACCGGCAACATCCAGCGACCGAGGTTACCGTAGCGGCCGTTGCCGACCATATCGCGATACCAGTACTGCGTCTGGAGAAAGCCCGCGAACCACCGACGGCGTTGACGCAGGAAGCTCGTCAGCGTGCCCGGCGCATCGGTGATCGCCTGCGCGCCGCCCACGACGCGCACTTCCCAGTCGAGCGAATGCGCGACCGAATAGCGGCGCAGACGGTGAATCAGTTCGTAGTCCTCGACCAGACACGCGGGATCGAAGCCGCCCACGGCCAGCACCGCGTCGCGACGCAAGCACGCAAACGCGCCGGAGATCAGCAACAGCCCGTCCGCACGCGTCCAAGCGAAGCGGGAGATAAAGTTGCGGATGTACTCGTACGTCTGGAAGAACTGCAAGACGCGTGCGCTCATGGTGTCGCCACACACTGGCGTCAGCACGCCGGTGGCAGCCACCAGACGCGGGCGACGGGCGAAGGCATCGTGCATGGCGGCGCACGCACCGGCATCGAG
The Pandoraea oxalativorans genome window above contains:
- a CDS encoding DUF1427 family protein — its product is MVEITLGATELQAAAVGLVTGVLYTGVRAPIPAPNVLGGIFAIVGTFIGFAFVAAMRGQLHFG
- a CDS encoding acetamidase/formamidase family protein, translating into MDRAHFSTESYAQDQRGPAWQARLLDARLHFRPPPAGEPLHGTLLTHRTPAGIELSVISSTPQTVSARAGGERGFLLVMLLDGQMTLASAGALDGETLAAGDIACIPGAQSADLIARTPFRLISVHVRQTLIAPRLGSAPPVQTCKLPDSVSRLFGALLGGLAMQLDAMQDADPHALEPIENVILECLASALAAAKPQAAPHLSSSRGIVFTRICHRIQARLAEPDLSLCAIAKDEHVSDRYLRKLFEDAGQSFSSYLRNSRLQRCHADLQNPAYDQLSVSDICYRWGFNDPSYFSQAFRERFGLSPKASRDQALRSRALPERARISRGHPDVPAGLAHRTNIGPTAAMALTEHDATPGSAARPPLPHDAGQHHYLRATRDSVHWGYLSHDLAPVLTVASGDTVTVETLTQHATDDWERMIRGDPGAESVFHWTATQKNVDRRGAGPMDASVYGRGAGEGFGVHICTGPIAIEDAMPGDVLEVRILDLLPRPSANPEFAGKAFGSHASTWWGFHYQDMLTLPREREVVTVFEIDCHDHRDDAEEGTDVARAIYSFRWTPQQDPFGVVHPTIDYPGVPVDHTRITKNFRTLKNVEIPLRPHFGVMAVAPAQDGLIDSIPPSSYAGNLDNWRVTRGASVFLKVAVPGALLSIGDPHASQGDAELGGTAIECSLTGNIQLVLHKKAAIEAHAPYADLTYPLVETPTQWIIHGFSSPNHLAELGQKAQSQIYMKSTLDSALRDAFLKARRFLMQVKRLTEDEATTILSVSVDFGVTQVVNGNWGVHAIIRKGMFND
- a CDS encoding AraC family transcriptional regulator, with protein sequence MKPQTRLRYAERMEPVLRWLADHPENDPDLHHLAELACLSPYHFHRVYRALLGETVNNSVQRIRMHRAAIALSGSEDSMRVVASRAGYASDAAFNRAFGAFFGIPPGRYRDARSGPIDPQEPAMYPISVESFPATTLAVLRHQGDYQGIGPVFTRAFMLAAAQGLAHPDATGFGVYFDDPEQIPVAQLRSLAGMSVPADATIGGDLERFEIPAGRCAMLTYTGPYNEMSKPYQWLFAQWLPASGLEPADFPMFEQYLNDPRSTPAAQLQTRICLPVK
- the mnmH gene encoding tRNA 2-selenouridine(34) synthase MnmH, which codes for MNHLRVPLASVAEFDEIIDVRTPLEFADDHIPGAINAPVLSNEERVIVGTMYKQVSPFDASREGAAMVARNIAKHLDTLFADRPRNWRPLVYCWRGGMRSGAMTLMMNMIGWRARQLEGGYKTYRTDVVASLAALPPTLDYIVLAGHTGSGKTRLLHALADAGAQTLDLEGLAVHRGSLLGAMPDAPQPSQKSFDTSLVGVLRGFDATRPVFVEAESRRIGLITLPDSLMTSIRGTTRCVEVNVSVDERVELLTQEYGHLLMRPAHFRAQLLRLVELHGKAVVDQWLTLLDNGQQRELSEALITRHYDPAYTRSSRKLLQGLAKAIPFEFHPTAQDLRVQAQALLALTSPADRCGSEAAPQASSGDR
- a CDS encoding glycosyltransferase family 2 protein; translated protein: MNTDVNPNTSPDIQTGVAQLDALREQHSPRFTLPPTPLASWLVHTGVAVLWCLLFAQAFFLKGVFAWGTGVAYVVYDTFLLTFVFWQAWRLMRPDPDETLGGAADAVSKRLTLGVVVAAHNEAAALPVTLRALMAGRRVPDAIVIADDGSHDGTVALLTSEYGLVDPGVGRLSAPSTRYPNLRWLRVPHGGKAKTLNAALVGMETDIVMTVDADTLLDAGACAAMHDAFARRPRLVAATGVLTPVCGDTMSARVLQFFQTYEYIRNFISRFAWTRADGLLLISGAFACLRRDAVLAVGGFDPACLVEDYELIHRLRRYSVAHSLDWEVRVVGGAQAITDAPGTLTSFLRQRRRWFAGFLQTQYWYRDMVGNGRYGNLGRWMLPVKAFDTLQPIYGLTAFALLVTFVCEGHYGVVLPVSGIILGKIVIDLGFHLWSVHAYRRWTGHRTGTSLGLAFVAAVLEPFSFQLMRHTGAAMGWGHFLTGRQRWGVQVRRGILSGERGAEVSRDR